The following are from one region of the Nicotiana tomentosiformis chromosome 7, ASM39032v3, whole genome shotgun sequence genome:
- the LOC138895894 gene encoding uncharacterized protein produces MSDAEQKIFEQFGRLKPPVFCKAESEDAHDLIDRCQRILRTTNILDTSEISFTTFQLTRTAYRWWQAYKLSRLADTAPLTWHEFSALFLEKFVPHTHIEELRRQFEQLRQEDITVTHYEMRFSELACHAVWLVPTEREKIRRFIDGLNYRLPFITTGVSDELETHT; encoded by the coding sequence ATGAGTGATGCGGAGCAGAAGATATTTGAGcagtttgggaggcttaagcctccagtGTTTTGTAAAgcagagtcagaggatgctcatgaTTTGATAGACCGATgtcagcggattcttcgcacaaCCAACATTTTGGACACCAGTGAGATTTcatttactactttccagctgacTAGGACAGCTTACCGATGGTGGCAGGCTTATAAGTTGAGCAGGCTAGCCGAtacagcaccacttacatggcatgagttctcagctctcttcttagagaagtttgtcccacaTACTCATATAGAGGAGTTACGTAGGCAATTTGAGCAACTACGCCAGGAGGATATAACCGTGACTcattatgagatgagattttcagagttggcttgtcacgcagtatggttggttcccactgagagggagaagattaggagattcattgatggcctcaactatagaTTACCCTTCATTACGACGGGTGTGAGCgatgagctcgaaacacacacttaa
- the LOC138895895 gene encoding uncharacterized protein: MPIGYKRPKFDIFDGMGDPHAYLRAYCYKLVGVGRNEKLIMKLFIWSLTGEALYWYTRQDTRNWREWKDIAEDFMNRFRFNKEITPDRFALVNLQKKPSESS, from the coding sequence ATGCCAATAGGGTACAAGCGTCCGaagtttgatatctttgatgggatGGGTGATCCCCATGCATACTTGAGAGCCTATTGTTATAAGCTAGTTGGAGTAGGAAGAAATGAGAAGTTGATAATGAAGTTGTTCATATGGAGTTTGACAGGAGAGGCACTTTATTGGTACACTCGCCAAGATACCAGAAATTGGAGGGAATGGAAGGATATAGCAGAAGATTTCATGAACCGTTTCCGGTTCAACAAAGAAATTACACCTGATAGGTTTGCCTTGGTAAACTTGCAGAAGAAGCCGTCTGAATCATCTTAA